The following DNA comes from Pseudomonas sp. Tri1.
GCGCTGCATTTGTGCGCCGTGCTCTGGCATGAGTTATCCGGACGCCGGGTGGTGCGGCGAATGTCGTTCGCCAAGCGTGCAGGCGCGACTATTGAGCGAGCGCAAAGGTGAGTGTTTCCGTTTGGGTTGGCAGCCGTCTGCCGAAGGCGTTGCTGGTGCTCGTGCCGCTGCTGTACGGCTTATTGCTGGCCGGACAGGAGTGGCGTTTTCGCCAGGCATTGGCGCGTGATGTGCCAGTGGTGGATGAGTCGCAGGCTGTTCCGGTTCGTGCACTCCCCAACGTGCAAGCCGTGGCGACGGTACTCGGCCTGACGCCTGAAGGTGCCCACTCACCCAGCGCCGAACCGCTGACCTTGCAGGCCAGTTTTGTCGCCGGCCAGGGTTTGTCGCGGGCATTGCTGGCCGACGCCACAGGCCCGCGTATCTATCAGGTGGGGGAGCGTTTGCCTGGCGGCAGTGTGTTGCGCCGGGTCGAGGCCAGCCATGTGATGTTGTGGCGCAACGGACGTGAAGAGCGACTGGCCCTGCAACAGGAAACAAAACCCTTGCTGCGCCGATTGGACCGCGAAGGCCAGGGGCCTGCACCGCTTCAGGCCGCGCAATACCTTCGCCCGGTGGCCGGGCAATCAGAGTGATCGAATCATGAACAGCTTCATCCGGGGCCGCGTATCGCGCGTCCTGTTCTGTCTCGCCGTGTCTTGCCCGCTGACACTACCTGGTTCGCTGCGGGCCGAGGAGGCCAAATGGCAACTGGCGATGAACAATGCCGAACTGCGCGACGTGGTCGAGGAAATCTCGGCGATTCTGGGCAAGACGGTGGTGCTTGATCCCAAGGTGTCGGGGCGCATTAGCGTCATGTCCCGCCAGGCGCTGGACCGCGAAGGTGTGCGTCGATTGTTCTATTCGGTACTCGATGCGCACAACTTCACCGTGATCGATGAAGGCGAGCGAATCCTGATCACGCCGGTCAGCGAGGCCAAGACCCGCGCTGGTGTCAGCGACCCGAAAAGCGCCACGCCGTCGCAGTTCGTCACCCGCGTCATCGAGCTGCAATCGAGCATTGCCGCCGATATCGCCGGGCTGGTCCGGCCGCTGGTGTCGGCCAATGGTTACCTCGGGCCATCGGTATCGTCCAATGCGTTGGTGGTCACCGATACGGCCGCCAATGTGCAGCGCATCACTGCAGTGGTGCGGCAGCTGGACTCGGGGCGCAACCGCAATCATGTGGTGGTGCGCTTGCGCCATGCCCAGGCTGTGGATATCGCGCCGGTCATGGAGGCCTCCGGGGGCAAGCGCGAGGGCGATACGGCGGGCCTGGTGATCGCCGACGCCCGCAGCAATCGCCTGGTGATCATTGGCGCGCCAGCGGTGCGTCAGCGCCTGGTCGACCTGGCCCGGACCCTCGATGTCCCCGCCACCGCTTCCCAGGACAACGCGCGGGTCATTCGCCTGCGCCACAGCGATGCCAAGCAATTGGCCGAGGTGCTGGAAGTCGTCGGGCAGGATAAGAGGAATACACCAGCACCGACTGGCCTGCGGGAAAGTGCCCCCGCCAGCTCATTCATGATCAAGGCCGACGAAAGCCAGAATGCCCTGGTGCTGATCGCCGAACCGGCCCAGGTACGGACCATCGAAAACATCGTTCGCGAGTTGGACCAACCCCGCGCCCAAGTGCTTATCCACGCGGCCATCGTCGAGATTTCCGGGGACATTGCCGAAGCACTGGGGGTGCAGTGGGGCCTCAACCGCGGCGACGCGACCGGGTTCATCAATTTTCCGGGAACCGACATCCCGATCATCGGCGGCATGGACGTCAACAAGCTGGATAAGTCGACCGAAGGCGGGCTTCTGCGCCTGGGCGGTGACCGCTTCAGTGCGCTGGTGTCGGCGCTGGCGAGCAATACCCGCAGCAACCTGCTGTCCACCCCCAGCCTGCTGACCCTGGATAACCAGGAAGCGGAAATCATCGTTGGCCAGAACGTCCCGTTCAAGACCGGCTCCTACGCCACCAACAGCAGCGGTGCGGACAACCCGTTCACCACCGTGGAGCGCAAGGATGTTGGCATCAGCCTCAAGGTCAAGCCCTACATCAACGAGGGCTCTACCTTGCGCCTTGAAGTCCAGCAGGAAGTCTCGGACATTGCGCCGTCTGTCTCCGGCGTGGACTCCTCGGACCTGATTACCAACAAGCGGGCCTTGAAAAGCACGATCCTGGCGGACGACGGCGAGATCATCGTGATCGGCGGCCTGATTCGCGACAGTGTCCGCACCCAGGAAAGCGGGGTGCCGCTGCTGCGCAGTATCCCGTACCTGGGGGCGCTGTTTCGCTGGAATCGCGACACCCAGACCAAAAGCAACCTGATGGTGTTCCTGCGTCCCACCATCGTACGCGGCAATGAAGACTTGGCCGAGGTCAGCCGCCAGCGCTACGACGCGCTACGGGAACTGAGCAAGCCGGGCTCGCGGAAAAACAATTCGCTGTTGCTGCCCCGCGATGCCCGCCAGTTGTTCGAGTCATCTACCGAGGCAGCGGCGAGCGACTCGCGCCAACAGTCTCCGGGTGACTCGTGAGTGATTCGCGGGCTTTGCTGCCCTTTGGTTTTGCCAAGCGTTTTGGGGTGCTGCTCGAAGGTGAGGGGCCGGCCTCGAGCCTGGTGATGCGCGGTGATACACCACTAACCGCCGTGGCAGAAGTGCGGCGCTTGTGTGGTCGGGACTTGCCGATCCAGGTCCTGGACGCGGCACAGTTCGCCACGCGCCTGGCCAGTGTCTATCGCCAGGGCCAGCGCGCCGCCGAGCAGGTTGCTCAAGGCCTGGACGAGGAACTGGACCTGCTCAGCCTGGCCGATCAAGTACCGCAGACCACCGACCTGCTGGAGCAGCAGGGCGATGCGCCGATCATTCGGCTGATCAATGCCCTGCTCAGCGAAGCGGTTCGCGAACACGCATCCGACGTGCATCTGGAAACGTTCGAGCACTATTTGTCGGTGCGCATGCGCATCGACGGTCAGTTGCAGGAAATGCTGCGCCCGCGCCGTGAGCTGGCGAACCTGCTGGTGTCGCGGATCAAGGTCATGGCCCGTTTGGACATCGCCGAAAAGCGCGTGCCCCAGGACGGGCGAATGGCCTTGCGGCTGGCCGGGCACGAAGTCGATGTGCGGGTCTCGACCTTGCCGTCGGCCCATGGTGAGCGCGTGGTGTTGCGTCTGCTCGACAAGCAGGCCGGACGCCTGGACCTGCAACGCCTGGGCCTGCCCGACGATACTCTGGCCGGGCTGCGCCAATTGCTCGGCAAACCCCACGGCATCGTGTTGGTGACCGGGCCCACCGGCTCGGGGAAAACCACCAGCCTGTACGCGGCGCTCAGCAGCATCAACGACCAGAGTCGCAACATCCTCACCGTCGAAGACCCGATCGAATATCACCTGCCGGGGATCGGCCAGATGCCGGTCAATCCGAAAGTCGACATGACCTTTGCCCGCGGCCTGCGGGCCATTTTGCGCCAGGATCCGGACGTGGTGATGGTCGGTGAAATCCGCGACCGCGAGACCGCCGAAATCGCCGTCCAGGCGTCCCTGACCGGGCACCTGGTGCTCTCGACCCTGCACACCAATACCGCCGTCGGCGCGGTCACGCGGCTGGTGGACATGGGCGTGGATGCGTATCTGCTGGCCTCGTCCCTGGCCGGCATCGTCGCCCAGCGCTTGTTGCGGACCTTGTGCCCGTCCTGCAAGACGCCCTATGTGGCCGACGCCGCCACTTGTCTGCGCCTGGGCCTTGAAGCCGGAGCCGCGCCACGGCTGTTCAAGGCCCAAGGCTGCGATCAATGCCAGAAAGGTTATCGCGGGCGCTTGGGTATCTATGAACTGGTGAATGTCGGCGCTGGGTTGTCGCAGCTGATTCATCAGGGGGCCACCGAGCAGGCGTTGGCTTCTGAGGCACGCAAGACCTCGCGCAGTCTGTTCCAGGACGGGCGCCAGCGGGTGCTCGAAGGCCTGACCAGCGTCGATGAACTGCTGCGCATCACCCAGGAGGATTAGCGTCATGCCGACCTTCGACTACCGGGCCGAAGATGCCCAGGGCCGACGCTGCAAGGGCCGGGTGGAAGGCGACAGCCCCCGGCATGCCCGTCAGTTGTTGCGCGAGCGCGGCTTGCTGCCCAGCGAGCTGCGTGAAGCCGGGGAGTCGCGAACCATCGGCATCCGGCCTGCTGGGGGGCGTCTGAGTCCGGCTGATCTGGCGTTGCTGACACTGCAGCTTTCCACCCTGATCCAGGCCGGCCTGCCCCTCGAGGAAGCACTCGGTGCGGTGGCGCAACAGAGCCAGAAACGCCGCGTTGCCCATCTGTTGTCGGCGGTGCGCAGTCGTGTAATGGAAGGCCACGCGTTGGCGACTGCGCTGAGGGCCTTTCCCCAGGCGTTTCCCGAGCTGTTCTGCGCCACCGTTGCGGCCGGCGAGCAATCCGGCCACTTGGGTCAGGTGCTGGAGCAATTGGCGAACTACACCCAGGCGCGCCAGGCGTCGCGCCAGCGCATTCAACTGGCGTTGGTGTATCCGCTGATTCTGCTGCTGGCCTGCGTCGCGATCGTCGCGTTCCTGCTGGGCTACGTGGTACCGGATGTGGTGAAGATTTTCGTCGACAGCGGCCAATCGTTGCCTTGGCTGACCCAGGCGCTGATCGCGGTGAGCGATGGCTTGCGCCGCTATGGCCTGCTGCTGCTCGGCGCGTTGGCTGGGTTGCTTGGCCTATGGCGCTGGAGCCTGCGCCAACCGGTGTGGCGCCTGCGTTGGCATCGCCTGCTGCTCAGGTTGCCGTTGTTGGGCGAGGTGCTGCGGGCGATGGAAGCTGCTCGCTTCGCCAGCACCCTGGCGATCCTGAGCAAAAGCGCAGTGCCGTTGGTGGAGGCCCTGCACATCGCCGCCCAGGTAATCGGCAACCTGGCCATTCGCGCGCGCATGGCCGACGTCGCCCGTTCGGTCCGCGAGGGCGGGACCCTGACCCGTGCCCTGGAGCTCGGCGGGGATATCCCGCCGCTGATGCTGCACATGATTGCCAGCGGCGAACGCGCCGGCGAACTCGACAGCATGTTGGCCCGGGCCGCCGAACAACAGGAGGCCAGCCTCGCGGCGCGCATCGCGCTGGTGGTGAGCCTTTTCGAACCGGCCATGTTGGTGCTGATGGGCGGCGTCGTGCTGCTGATCGTCATGGCCATTCTGCTTCCTATCTTGAGCCTCAACCAATTGGTGAATTGACCCATGAAACTTGAAAACAACCGACCGGCCCGTCCTCAGCGCGGCTTCACCCTGATCGAAATCATGGTGGTGGTGGTCATCATCGGTGTCCTCGGCGCCATTGTCGTGCCGCAGTTCATGAGCCGGCCCGATCAAGCCAAGGTCACCGCCGCTCGCACCGACATCCAGGCGATTGCCACGGCTCTGGAAATGTACCGTCTCGACAACGCTCATTACCCTTCGACCCAGCAAGGCCTGGAGGCGCTGAGCAAGCGTCCGTCCGGTACGCCGGTGGCAAAGAACTGGAACCCCCAGGGTTACCTGAAAAGCTTGCCGATCGATCCCTGGGGCACGCCATACCAGTTCCTCAACCCCGGCCTCAGGTCACTCGATGGCGGCTATGACCTGTACTCGCTGGGCGCCGACGGCGTGCCAGGCGGCGAGGGCTTTGCTGCCGACATCGGCAATTGGGCCGAGTGAACATGGGCCGTCATTCTCGGGGGTTCACCTTGCTGGAACTGATGGTTGTCATTGTGTTGATCGGGGTGGTGGTGGGCATGGTCAGTCTGGCTATCGGCCCGAGCCCGACGCGTGAGGCCCGACAGCAAGCCCAGGACTTCATCCGTGTGGTGCAGCAACTGCGCGAACGCGCGGTACTGGATGGGCAGGAGTACGGGGTGCGCCTACAGCCACGTGGCTATCAGGCATTGCGACTTGAGTCTCTGGGCTGGACAGCGGTGTCGGCAGTGCATCGGCTGCCTGAAAGCCTGACGCTTGGGCTGGAGCAGGATGGCCATCTCCTGACGCTTGACGATGCCCAAGGCCCGCCACAGTTGTTGATGCTCAGCAGTGACGAGATCAGTGCGTTCAGGTTGTTCATCAAAGTCGCAGGCCAGACTATTTCCCAGGTCGTGAGTGATGGCTTGGCGGAGCCGCTGATCGATGAATGACGCTCGCAAGCTGGCCGCCGATTGCCAGGGGTTCACGTTGTTGGAGGTGATGATCGCGCTGGCGATTTTCGCCACGTTGGCGGCTGCGGTGCTGTCGGCCAGCCAGTTCGTGCTCAAGCAAAGCGCCGGGCTTGAGGACCGTCTGTTCGGTGCCTGGCTGGCGGACAACCAGCTCAGCGAGCTGCGTCTGCAAGCCGCTACGCCGCTTGGTCAACAGCGCCTGGCTCGGCACCTGGATCAGCGCGACTGGATCTTGCAACAGCGTGTCGCCCCGGCCCGCGACCCGCGCCTGCTTCAGGTCGAGATCCAGGTCAGCCGGGCCGGAGGCCCAACTGTCGTGCACCGCACTACCGGATGGATCCGCAACCATCATGAATAGGCAGTCGGGCTTCACCTTGTTGGAACTGGTCATCGCCATCGCCATTTTTGCCCTGCTTGGCCTGGCCAGTTGGCGCCTGTTCGACAGTGTCGTGCGTACCCAGCAGGGCGCCGGTCAACATGAGCGTGAAGTCAGGGCCTTGCAGCGCGCCGTGGGAGTCATCGAACGGGATGCGTGGCAGGTCGTTACCGATTCCATCGTGCTCGCGTCAGGGCGCCTGCAATTGCAGCGTAGCCATTGGCCCAATCCACTGGACCAGCCACGCAGCGAGCGGCAAACGGTGAGCTATCGACTCGAGGGCGCGGTGTTGTGGCGTGACAGTCGCGGTGAAGGGCCGGTCATCGTGCAACCGCAGAAATTGCTCGAGGACGTACGCAGCCTGAGCTGGCGTGTGTTCGATGTGCAACGGGGCTGGCACGGCGAAACCGTGCGCGGCAATGCGCCGCTGGCGTTGGAACTGGTGATTTCCACGGGGCGTTTTCGGCAGATCCGCCGTGTGCTGCTGTTGCCTGGAGCGTTGCCGTGAACCGACAACGGGGCGTGGCGCTGATCAGTGTGTTGTTGGTCCTGAGCCTGGCGCTGCTGCTCACCGGCGGCATGCTGCGCAGCCATCGCCTGTTGTTGCAGAGCAGCGCCCAGCAGTTGCAGTACGTCCAGCTACGTCAACTGGGGCTGGCCGCTGAAGCCTGGGCGCAGGCGGTGTTGGAAGGCAGCGCGATAACCTCGTCCGGGCCGGTAGACCTGAGCCAGGATTGGGCCCGGCTCAAGCCTGCATTCGAGAGGGAAGACGCCGAGATTCACATCGATATCCAGGATTTGTCCGGGCGTCTGAACCTCAACGCGTTACTGGTCCAGGGCCAAACCGATCAAATCACGCTTGGCCGTTGGACGCGATTGTTGGCGTTGCTGGATTTGCCCGCGCTGTCGTTGCCCCAGGTCGGAGTGGTGCAGGAGTTGAGTCAACTGCGCCTTTTGCCGGGCTTCGACGGCCAGACGCTGCGGCGCCTGGAACCTTGGGTGGTGTTGCTGCCCAAGGACGCGAAGCTGAATATCAACACCGCCCCGCAACTATTACTGATGACCCTGTACGGCATGGAAGAGGGTCCGGCCAAGGCGTTGGTCAACCAGCGTTCTCACACGCCCTACGCCAGCGTGCAGGCCTTTACCAATGACCCGCTGTTGTCCGGGGTGGGCGTCGGCAGCCATGGCTTGGGCGTGAGCAGCCGCTGGTTCCGAATCACCGTGAGCGTGACCCGCGCCGGCAGCCGTCTGCGCCTGGCCTCGGACATTGAGCGCGACCCCGTTAGCGGACGCTGGACGGTGACTCAGCGTCGTTTTTTACCCATCAGCCCCAGTGAGCGCCCTTAGATGAAAACCTGGCTTTACCTGACGCCCGACGGCATGGAGGCGCCTTGCGCCAACTGGCCGTGTTGCGTGTGGTCGCCCACGGGCGAACGGCGTTACCTGCCCTTGCATGAAGCCGCCCGCGAGTTGCACGGGCGAGTCGTCGACGTGCTGTTGCCGATGGAAATGTGCAGTTGGCTGCGCAGCGATCCGTGGCCCTCTCGACGCCAGCCGCGACCCCAGGCCCTGGCGTTCGCCATCGAAGAACAGTTGAGTGAAAACCTGGAGACGTTGCACATCAGCGTCGGTGAACGCGACCGTCAGCAGTGCTATCCGCTGATGGTGACCGGGCGCTCTCGGTTCCAGGCGATGCTGGCGCTATTGGCCGAGCTAGGCCTCGATGTACGCGCGATGCATGTCGACGCCGACCTGCTACCCGATGACAAGGCTTTCGCCGTGCGCTGGTTCGGTCGCTGGCTGTTGGGCGGAGCGCTGGCGGCACGGGTGTCGTTGTCGGCCCGGGCCATGGCAACGCTCAAGCCTGAGCTGCCCGAGGACATCCACTGGCTGGACGAGGGCCGTGATCGCGAAGGCATCGATGAGTGGTTGCTCAGCGCTGGCGGACACCCTATCGACCTGTTGCAGGGCGAGTTTCGTCGACGTCGCCAGCCATTGCCGTGGCGTGGCGTAGCGGTTACCGCGTTGGGATTGTTATTGCTCACCTGGGCATTGAGCGAAGCCCGTGTACGCTTTCTGGAAAGCGAAACCCGGCGCCTGTACGTTCAGAGTGAGCAGCGCTTCAGGTCGCTGTATCCCGAGCAAACCCGGATCGTCGACCTGGCAGCGCAGTTCCAGGCGTTGCACAGTCGCCGTGGGCAAAGCCAGGACACCCAGGTCGCGCGTCTGGTCCGTCTGACAGAACAGGTCATTGGCGCGACCAACGTCGAAGTGCAGCGCATCGACTTTCGGGAAAACGAAGGTTGGAAAGTCCAGCTGACGGCCAACAGCTTCGTCGAGCTTGAGCAACTGCGTGAGCGCGGCCAGCAAAACGGACTGCCCGTTTCCCTGGGCAGCGCCAGCAAACAAAACAACCGAGTGCAGGCCACCCTCACGTTGGAGAACAGTTGATGAACTTCAATAGCCTGAAACGGGCCTGGGGAAGGGTGTCACGCCGCGAGCAAGGATTGTTGCTGGGCCTCGCCGTGCTGTTGCTGATAGTCGTGGCCTACACCTCGATCTGGCAACCCACACGGCAACGGCTGGAGGTTGCCGAGCGCCAGTATCGCCAACAGGCCGAGCTGCACGCCCGGATCCAACGCGCCGAGCCCGCCCGGGATACGGCTGCCACGACACAGCCTTTGTCGGTGCGCGTCAATGACAGTGCGACTGCGGCGGGGTTGGACATCGCCGAGATGGAGGTCGACGGCGATTCGTTGCGACTGGCCGTCAGTGGCGATGCCAATCAGTTGCTCCATTGGTTGAATCAACGTGAACAGGAGGGCGCGGCGCTGCAGTCGCTGACCTTGGAGGCACGTAATCGTGTGTTGGAGGCACGGGTGATGTTGCGTCAATGATCGACCGGTGAATGGGTGATGGCTAAACCTGCACATTCCCCGGCAACAACGGCAACTTCGCCAGTTTCACCGCCACCAGCAACGCCACCACCAGCAATGTGCCGATGAACAGACCGACACCGTTCCACCCACCCAGGTGCCACGCCACGCCGCCCGCCGTACCCGCAACACTCGACCCGGCGTAATAGCTGAACAGGTACAGCGACGATGCCTGGCCCTTGGCCTTGAGGGCGCGGCGGCCGATCCAGCTGCTGGCGACCGAATGCGCGCCGAAGAAGCCGAAGGTGAACACCAGCATGCCCAGGACCACCAGCCACAGTGGCGTGGCCATGGTCAGTGCGAGGCCGGCCAGCATCAGCGCGATGGTTGCCCAGAGCATTTTGCGCCGACCGAGTTTGTCTGCCAGTGCACCGACTTTCGCCGAGCTGTAGATACCCGACAGGTACACCACTGACAGCAACCCGACAAAGGCCTGATCCAGATGATAAGGCTCGGCCAGCAGGCGGTAGCCGATGTAGTTGAACAGCGTCACGAACGCGCCCATCAACACGAAGGCTTCGAGAAACAGCAACGGCAGGCCGGCATCGCGAAAGTGCATGGTGAAACCGTCCAGCAGGCTGCGCGGGTGCAGCGAGCGCGGCCGGAAGTTGCGTGACTCGGGCAGAATCCTCCAGAACACCGCGGCGGCGATCAGGGCCAGGCCGCCGATCACCAGCATTGCGGTGTGCCAGCTGACAAAATCGATCAAGACCCCGGTGATCAGGCGCCCGCACATCCCGCCAATGGCGTTGCCGGCGATATACAGTCCCATCGCCAGGCCGATGTGCCTGGGGTGGATCTCCTCGCTCAAGTAGGTCATCGCGACCGCTGCCAACCCGCTCAACGACAGGCCCACCAACGCGCGCATCATCAATACGCCTTGCCAGGTCGGCATCATGGCACTGGCAATCGTGCACACCGAGGCCGCGAACAGTGCCGCGACCATCACCGGCTTGCGGCCGATGCGGTCGGAAATCGGGCCAGTGATCAACAGGCCGATGGCGAGCAGGCCGGTCGCCACCGACAGGATCAGGCTGCTCTGCGCCGCGTTGATGGAAAACTCCTTGGACAGGAGCGGCATCATCGGTTGCACGCAATACAGCAAGGCGAATGTCGCAAAGCCACCGCTGAACAGCGCCAGCACCGTGCGCATGAACATCGGCGTGCCTTTCTCGATGTAGATGTCCTTCAATTCGGCGACGACATCATCCTGCACACGAGGTGGGATTTCATGGGCCAGTGGAGCGACAGCTGTTTTCACGGTGGACCTCGAACGAGCACGGCCAGGCAGGCAATGAAAAAAGCATATAGCCGGCTAATGTTTCTATCCAATATATTGTTCGACCTGTTTAAGACGTTCTGCGACCTATTGGATTGCCCATGGAATTGCGTCATCTGCGTTACTTCATCGCCGTGGCCGAAGAGCTGCATTTTGGCCGCGCGGCCCTGGCCCTGGGCATCTCCCAACCGCCCTTGAGCCAGCAGATCCAGGCGCTGGAGCAGGAGATCGGTGCGCGGCTGTTCGAGCGCACCAATCGTCGGGTCGAACTGAGCGAGGCCGGGAGGCTGTTTCTTGAAGAGGCGCGGCGGGTGCTGGTCCAGGTCGACAAGGCCGCCGACGTGGCTCGCCGTGCCCAACTGGGGGAATTGGGCGAGCTGAAAATCGGCTTCACTTCCTCGGCGCCGTTCAACTCGACCATTCCCCAAGCGATTTTCACGTTCCGCCAACGTTTTCCAGCCGTGCACCTGAACCTGCGGGAAATGAGCAGCACCCAGGTCGCGGATGCATTGGTGGACGAAGCGATCGAGGTGGGCATCATGCGCCCGCTTCCACTGCCCGACTCCTTGCAGGAAATCGAACTCAGCCGCGAACCGTTGGTGGCCGTGCTCAGCTCCAAGCATCCCCTGGCCCAGGGCAGCGAAGCGGGCCTGTTTCTCTCAGCGCTGGCCCAGGAACCCTTCGTATTCTTCCCCCGCAGCTACGGCAGTGGCCTCTACGCGCAACTCCTGAGCCTGGCCCGCGACGCCGGCTTCAGCCCGCACTTCGCCCAGGAAGCCGGCGAAGCCATGACCATCATCGGCCTGGTCGCGGCGGGGCTGGGCGTCTCGGTCCTGCCGGCGTCTTACCAGCGCATGCGTATCGACGGCGTGGTCTATCGAGCGCTGCTCGACCCGGCGGCGGTGTCGGCGGTGTGGCTGGTACAGCGCAAGGACCAGCGTTCGCCGATGGCGAAGGCGTTTGTGGAGTTGCTGACTAAAAGTACGGCTGATGTTTGAGCTGGTGCCGAGTCAATTGGACATGATGGGCGACAAGTCAGCCTGTTTGTGAAGGGCGCCGTGAGGCGCCCTTCTTCGAACTATTTACCGTATTCCTTAGCCCTCCCAAACCGTCGCAGGCTTATTGGCGTGATAATCATAAAACCCTTGGAGGGTCCAGGTATCGCCCTTGCGTTCAAACGCCGCGCGCCATGCGCCTCTGCCACTGCCGGGGGATAGCTGGGCCATGTCGTACCAGTAATATTTGTTGATTCGTTTTGTCGTGGCTCTGCCGGCTCGAATGTCATCCATGATTTCTGTCACCTTGGCTCTGGCCGCTTCGGGAAAGTTGTCATATGACATCTGGGTTTCTGCCAGTGTGCTGAGGCTCACCGTAAATTTTTCCGTTGCGGTGGATGCTTCTGCCAGTACCGGCGCAGTGCTGGTGGTCGGTGACTTGCCAGGGACCTTTTTCGTCGGGACCTGGGTCACGACTTCGATATCGAACGTGTCGTAGTTCGAGAGGTTTTTCGTGAAGTTGGTGATGTCCTCACCGGTGACTAATAAGGTCTTTCGCTGCGACTTGCCTTTGTTGGCGATGACATAAGGAATCTTATTATTCCGGATTTCCGTCAGGAGTCCGGGTATGCGTCTTTTTTTCATCTCGTCCCTGAAGGCGCTGTACTTTTTATTTTTATATTCCAGGAGGTTTTCCGGATTTCCTTTGTATTTCTCCCTGGCGGCTGCTACTTCGGGTCCCTCCCCTGAGTACAGGTCGCCCAGCTCGGCCCAGAAGCGTTTTTCCGCGACTTCGATCACGTCATGAATATCGCCCTGGATCTTATCCATGGCGGCTTTCTTTCGCCCCTGTTGAGGGGTGATGGTGATGAATAAGGCGCCGGTGAGGTTGTCTGTCAAGGAGGACATCATCATCTTCAAGTCGCCTTCGCTGTCGAAAAGCTCTTTCTTGAGCGGCAGGGTCATGTCGAATATTTTTATTTTTTGCGGGGGCGTAAGCACGATCCCTCTTTCCTTTGCGCTGATGTCCCGGGTGCAGTAGTCGACGGCCTGCCATACGTTGAATTTGTACAGCAGGCTTTCGTGGGGGTTTTTATGTTGCGCGAGGCCGTGGAGTCTTTTGTTTATCTTTATCTGGTTTATTCGGGAGAGATAAGTGTCGATGTCGCGCACGTGGATGTCATTCATGCTCTCACGCAGGATGCGCTCGGCCAGCTCTTCGGGCATTGAGTGGATGATCTTCTTTACCTGATTCACCACTTCCCGAGGCGGCCAGCGATGGTCCACCAGTAAGCCTTCTACCAATGCGTTGTAGGTTTTCTGTTGCGGGGTTTCCGGCGTCCGGCCGAATAGACTTTGTATGATTCCGCCACCGAGCAGCCGTTTTGGCTCTTCGATCTGCCATCGGTTATTTTTCCAAGTCACGGGCAGTTGATGAGTACGGTTGTTCGACGCATAGATAATCCGTTCACCCGCTTGTATCGCGGTTTTACTGTAGCCACTCCCTAGCTTTAAATAGCCTTGTCCACCCGCGTCCCTGAACAGGTTACGACCCT
Coding sequences within:
- the gspH gene encoding type II secretion system minor pseudopilin GspH, which translates into the protein MGRHSRGFTLLELMVVIVLIGVVVGMVSLAIGPSPTREARQQAQDFIRVVQQLRERAVLDGQEYGVRLQPRGYQALRLESLGWTAVSAVHRLPESLTLGLEQDGHLLTLDDAQGPPQLLMLSSDEISAFRLFIKVAGQTISQVVSDGLAEPLIDE
- the gspI gene encoding type II secretion system minor pseudopilin GspI codes for the protein MNDARKLAADCQGFTLLEVMIALAIFATLAAAVLSASQFVLKQSAGLEDRLFGAWLADNQLSELRLQAATPLGQQRLARHLDQRDWILQQRVAPARDPRLLQVEIQVSRAGGPTVVHRTTGWIRNHHE
- a CDS encoding type II secretion system protein N, which codes for MSVSVWVGSRLPKALLVLVPLLYGLLLAGQEWRFRQALARDVPVVDESQAVPVRALPNVQAVATVLGLTPEGAHSPSAEPLTLQASFVAGQGLSRALLADATGPRIYQVGERLPGGSVLRRVEASHVMLWRNGREERLALQQETKPLLRRLDREGQGPAPLQAAQYLRPVAGQSE
- the gspF gene encoding type II secretion system inner membrane protein GspF yields the protein MPTFDYRAEDAQGRRCKGRVEGDSPRHARQLLRERGLLPSELREAGESRTIGIRPAGGRLSPADLALLTLQLSTLIQAGLPLEEALGAVAQQSQKRRVAHLLSAVRSRVMEGHALATALRAFPQAFPELFCATVAAGEQSGHLGQVLEQLANYTQARQASRQRIQLALVYPLILLLACVAIVAFLLGYVVPDVVKIFVDSGQSLPWLTQALIAVSDGLRRYGLLLLGALAGLLGLWRWSLRQPVWRLRWHRLLLRLPLLGEVLRAMEAARFASTLAILSKSAVPLVEALHIAAQVIGNLAIRARMADVARSVREGGTLTRALELGGDIPPLMLHMIASGERAGELDSMLARAAEQQEASLAARIALVVSLFEPAMLVLMGGVVLLIVMAILLPILSLNQLVN
- the gspD gene encoding type II secretion system secretin GspD; amino-acid sequence: MNSFIRGRVSRVLFCLAVSCPLTLPGSLRAEEAKWQLAMNNAELRDVVEEISAILGKTVVLDPKVSGRISVMSRQALDREGVRRLFYSVLDAHNFTVIDEGERILITPVSEAKTRAGVSDPKSATPSQFVTRVIELQSSIAADIAGLVRPLVSANGYLGPSVSSNALVVTDTAANVQRITAVVRQLDSGRNRNHVVVRLRHAQAVDIAPVMEASGGKREGDTAGLVIADARSNRLVIIGAPAVRQRLVDLARTLDVPATASQDNARVIRLRHSDAKQLAEVLEVVGQDKRNTPAPTGLRESAPASSFMIKADESQNALVLIAEPAQVRTIENIVRELDQPRAQVLIHAAIVEISGDIAEALGVQWGLNRGDATGFINFPGTDIPIIGGMDVNKLDKSTEGGLLRLGGDRFSALVSALASNTRSNLLSTPSLLTLDNQEAEIIVGQNVPFKTGSYATNSSGADNPFTTVERKDVGISLKVKPYINEGSTLRLEVQQEVSDIAPSVSGVDSSDLITNKRALKSTILADDGEIIVIGGLIRDSVRTQESGVPLLRSIPYLGALFRWNRDTQTKSNLMVFLRPTIVRGNEDLAEVSRQRYDALRELSKPGSRKNNSLLLPRDARQLFESSTEAAASDSRQQSPGDS
- the gspG gene encoding type II secretion system major pseudopilin GspG codes for the protein MKLENNRPARPQRGFTLIEIMVVVVIIGVLGAIVVPQFMSRPDQAKVTAARTDIQAIATALEMYRLDNAHYPSTQQGLEALSKRPSGTPVAKNWNPQGYLKSLPIDPWGTPYQFLNPGLRSLDGGYDLYSLGADGVPGGEGFAADIGNWAE
- the gspE gene encoding type II secretion system ATPase GspE — translated: MSDSRALLPFGFAKRFGVLLEGEGPASSLVMRGDTPLTAVAEVRRLCGRDLPIQVLDAAQFATRLASVYRQGQRAAEQVAQGLDEELDLLSLADQVPQTTDLLEQQGDAPIIRLINALLSEAVREHASDVHLETFEHYLSVRMRIDGQLQEMLRPRRELANLLVSRIKVMARLDIAEKRVPQDGRMALRLAGHEVDVRVSTLPSAHGERVVLRLLDKQAGRLDLQRLGLPDDTLAGLRQLLGKPHGIVLVTGPTGSGKTTSLYAALSSINDQSRNILTVEDPIEYHLPGIGQMPVNPKVDMTFARGLRAILRQDPDVVMVGEIRDRETAEIAVQASLTGHLVLSTLHTNTAVGAVTRLVDMGVDAYLLASSLAGIVAQRLLRTLCPSCKTPYVADAATCLRLGLEAGAAPRLFKAQGCDQCQKGYRGRLGIYELVNVGAGLSQLIHQGATEQALASEARKTSRSLFQDGRQRVLEGLTSVDELLRITQED